In Streptomyces seoulensis, the following are encoded in one genomic region:
- a CDS encoding 6-phospho-beta-glucosidase, translating to MRLAILGGGGFRVPLVYGALLGDRGEGRVSEVVLHDVDAGRLDAVTRVLAEQADGVPDAPVVRATTDLDDALRGADFVFSAIRVGGLRGRAEDERVALAEGVLGQETVGAGGIAYGLRTVPVAVDIARRVARLAPDAWVINFTNPAGLVTEAMSRYLGDRVIGICDSPVGLGRRVARALGADPREAFVDYVGLNHLGWVRGLRIAGRDELPRLLADSDRLGSFEEGRLFGPEWLRSLGAIPNEYLHYYYFNRETVRAYQEAESTRGAFLRDQQSRFYTDALRPGGSALRAWEDTRAEREATYMAENRESAGAGEREEEDLSGGYEQVALALMRAIARDERTTLILNVRNRSTLAALDADAVIEVPCLVGADGAHPLATDPLPAHATGLVCSVKAVEREVLAAVGSGSRATAVKAFALHPLVDSVNVARRLVDGYTAAHPELAYLK from the coding sequence ATGAGGCTGGCGATTCTGGGGGGCGGCGGGTTCCGCGTGCCGCTCGTGTACGGCGCGCTGCTGGGCGACCGGGGCGAGGGGCGGGTGTCCGAGGTCGTTCTGCACGACGTGGACGCCGGGCGGCTGGACGCGGTGACGCGGGTGCTGGCCGAGCAGGCGGACGGGGTGCCGGACGCGCCCGTCGTAAGGGCGACCACCGATCTGGACGACGCGCTGCGCGGGGCCGACTTCGTGTTCTCCGCGATCCGGGTCGGCGGGCTGCGCGGGCGCGCCGAGGACGAGCGGGTGGCGCTGGCCGAGGGAGTGCTCGGGCAGGAGACCGTGGGCGCGGGGGGCATCGCGTACGGGCTGCGGACCGTGCCCGTCGCCGTCGACATCGCCCGGCGGGTGGCCCGGCTGGCGCCCGACGCCTGGGTCATCAACTTCACCAACCCGGCGGGACTGGTCACCGAGGCCATGTCCCGGTACCTCGGCGACCGGGTCATCGGCATCTGCGACTCCCCGGTCGGCCTCGGCCGCCGCGTCGCCCGCGCCCTGGGCGCCGACCCGCGTGAGGCGTTCGTCGACTACGTCGGCCTCAACCACCTTGGCTGGGTACGCGGCCTGCGCATCGCCGGACGCGACGAACTCCCGCGTCTGCTGGCCGACTCGGACCGGCTCGGCTCCTTCGAGGAGGGGCGGCTGTTCGGCCCCGAGTGGCTGCGCTCCCTCGGCGCGATCCCCAACGAGTACCTGCACTACTACTACTTCAACCGCGAGACCGTACGCGCCTACCAGGAAGCCGAGTCGACCCGAGGCGCCTTCCTGCGCGACCAGCAGTCCCGGTTCTACACCGACGCGCTGCGCCCCGGCGGGTCCGCGCTGCGGGCCTGGGAGGACACCCGCGCCGAGCGCGAGGCGACGTACATGGCGGAGAACCGGGAGAGTGCCGGGGCCGGGGAGCGCGAGGAGGAGGATCTGTCCGGCGGGTACGAGCAGGTGGCGCTCGCGCTGATGCGGGCCATCGCCCGGGACGAGCGCACCACCCTGATCCTCAACGTCCGCAACCGCTCCACACTCGCCGCGCTGGACGCGGACGCGGTGATCGAGGTGCCCTGCCTGGTGGGCGCGGACGGCGCGCACCCGCTGGCCACGGACCCGCTGCCCGCCCATGCCACCGGACTGGTCTGCTCGGTCAAGGCGGTGGAGCGGGAGGTGCTGGCCGCCGTCGGGTCGGGATCGCGGGCAACAGCTGTGAAGGCGTTCGCGCTGCATCCGCTTGTTGACTCGGTCAACGTGGCCCGCAGGCTGGTCGACGGTTACACCGCCGCGCACCCCGAGCTGGCGTACCTGAAGTGA